Proteins from a genomic interval of Danio rerio strain Tuebingen ecotype United States chromosome 4, GRCz12tu, whole genome shotgun sequence:
- the LOC137490432 gene encoding uncharacterized protein has product MDETVIQLFELNQKTLIQWFQRRQKDQEMSVLTQGLTPLDPIAVADTQLPLPRGKLDEAPTTSGPKHKFVFPPNKEGQAPLLRPGQKSASATTTVCSFLPDVTTVCSFPPAPTTVCPITPTPTTVCHIAPAPTMVCPVTPTFTTVRPISPASTTVCPIIPASTTVRPIAPAPTTVRLIVSAPTTVCSFPPTPSTVCPIAPPPTAPDVVQPISGPGSLFGTLVFNPDMSVSMVIPSFAAPTSSAVPASPAPAVPPPAPAPPAPAVPPPAPAPPAPAVPPPAPAPPAPAVPVSRYTQRNRRRREQEKKSVCS; this is encoded by the exons ATGGATGAAACAGTGATCCAGCTTTTTGAGCTAAATCAGAAGACGCTCATTCAGTG GTTTCAACGGAGGCAAAAGGATCAGGAAATGAGTGTACTCACTCAGGGACTGACTCCACTTGATCCAATTGCTGTGGCAGATACGCAGCTTCCTTTGCCGAGGGGAAAATTGGACGAGGCACCGACAACATCAGGCCCCAAACACAAGTTTGTCTTTCCTCCAAATAAAGAAGGACAGGCACCTCTTCTTCGACCTGGTCAAAAGTCTGCTTCTGCAACCACCACAGTTTGCTCCTTCCTGCCGGATGTCACCACGGTTTGCTCCTTTCCACCGGCCCCCACGACGGTATGCCCAATCACGCCAACCCCCACCACAGTCTGCCACATTGCACCAGCCCCTACCATGGTGTGCCCCGTCACACCGACCTTCACCACAGTGCGCCCCATCTCGCCAGCCTCTACCACAGTGTGCCCCATCATACCAGCCTCCACCACAGTGCGCCCTATTGCGCCGGCCCCCACCACAGTGCGCCTCATTGTATCTGCCCCCACCACGGTGTGCTCCTTTCCACCGACCCCCAGCACGGTGTGCCCCATTGCACCACCCCCCACAGCACCAGATGTTGTGCAGCCTATTTCAGGACCTGGATCATTGTTTGGCACActtgtttttaacccagacatgagTGTGTCAATGGTGATTCCATCATTTGCTGCACCAACATCCAGTGCAGTCCCAGCttcacctgcacctgctgttcctccacctgcacctgctccacctgcacctgctgttcctccacctgcacctgctccacctgcacctgctgttcctccacctgcacctgctccacctgcgCCTGCTGTTCCTGTGTCCCGTTACACCCAGAGAAACAGGCGCAGACGGGAACAGGAGAAGAAAAGTGTTTGCAGCTAA
- the LOC137490430 gene encoding uncharacterized protein has translation MALTETWLRPEDTATHATLSANFSFSHTPRHTGRGGGTGLLISKEWKFTLITSLPTISSFEFHAVTIIHPFYINVVVIYRPPGDFNIYVDKPQAADFQTLLASFDLKRAPTSATHKSGNQLDLIYTRHCFADQTIVTPLQISDHFLLSLNIHITPEPPHTPTLVTFRRNLRSLSPNRLSTIVSDSLPPSCKLSALDSNSATDTLCSTLASCLDRLCPLASRPARASPPAPWLSDALREHRSKLRAAERIWRKTKNPAQLLTYQTLLSSFSAEVTSAKQTYYRLKINNATNPRLLFKTFSSLLYPPPPPASSTLTTDDFATFFCTKTAKISAQFAAPTTNTQDTPPTPHTLTSFSQLSESEVSKLVLSSHATPCPLDPIPSHLLQAISPAVIPTDSHNQHIS, from the exons atggctctaactgagacctggttaaggccggaggacactgctacacatgctactctttctgctaatttctctttttcccacactcctcgtcacacagggagagggggtgggactggactactaatttccaaagaatggaaatttactctgataacgtccctgccaacaatcagctcctttgaattccatgcagtcaccattatccaccccttctacataaatgtggttgtcatctaccgcccgccag gtgacttcaacatttacgttgacaaaccgcaagctgcagactttcagactctgcttgcctcttttgacctaaaaagagcacctacctctgctacccacaaatcaggtaatcagctagaccttatttacacacgacactgcttcgctgatcaaacaatagtaactccactacaaatatcggatcatttccttctgtctctcaacatccacattactcctgagccgccacacactccaacactggttacctttcgcagaaacctacgatctctctcacccaatagactatccaccattgtttcagactctcttcctccatcttgcaaactctctgcacttgattcgaacagtgccactgatacactctgctccacactagcatcatgtctagaccgattatgtcctcttgcatccaggccagcccgtgccagtcctcctgcaccctggctctcggatgctctccgtgagcatcgctcaaaacttcgggctgcagagagaatttggcggaaaactaaaaatcctgcacagctcttaacataccaaactcttctgtcctctttctcagctgaggttacttctgcaaagcagacatattaccgtctgaaaatcaacaatgccacaaatcctcgcctactttttaaaacattttcctccctcctctatcctcctcctccacccgcatcctccacacttactactgatgactttgctacattcttttgcaccaaaactgcaaaaatcagtgctcaatttgctgcacctacaacaaacacgcaagatacaccaccaacaccacacacactcacctctttttctcagctctctgagtcggaggtgtccaaactcgtgctatctagccatgcaaccccctgtccactcgatcccattccctctcatctcttgcaagccatctctcctgcagtcataccgactgactcacataatcaacacatctcttga